From Variovorax sp. PMC12, the proteins below share one genomic window:
- a CDS encoding pilus assembly FimT family protein: MPLVMTGRRHPARHKGFTLVEMIVVVAIMALLAALATPSMLGWVRNNKIRTVSDALQNGLRQAQTEATRRSRQVVFSLTDGSPTNTSYTAKANGSNWAISTVVPADSDATAAFVEAGILRDVGSNVAISGPISICFSSIGRLVANDTPGPTSAKCTAAAVQYDIAMSDSKTGDRPLRVLVALGGQVRMCDPARTLSDTQPDGCP, from the coding sequence ATGCCCCTCGTCATGACCGGTCGCCGTCACCCTGCGCGGCACAAGGGATTCACACTGGTTGAAATGATCGTGGTGGTGGCGATCATGGCGCTGCTCGCCGCGCTCGCCACGCCATCCATGCTCGGCTGGGTACGCAACAACAAGATCCGCACGGTCAGCGATGCGCTGCAAAACGGGTTGCGGCAGGCGCAAACGGAAGCCACCCGGCGCAGCCGTCAAGTGGTTTTCTCCTTGACCGACGGCAGCCCTACCAATACCAGCTATACGGCCAAGGCCAACGGTAGCAACTGGGCCATCAGCACAGTGGTACCGGCCGACTCCGATGCGACAGCGGCGTTTGTCGAAGCAGGCATCCTGCGAGATGTCGGCTCCAACGTGGCGATCTCAGGCCCCATATCCATCTGCTTCAGTTCGATAGGCCGCCTCGTGGCAAACGACACGCCCGGCCCCACCAGCGCCAAATGCACGGCAGCAGCCGTCCAATACGACATCGCGATGAGCGACAGCAAGACTGGCGACCGACCACTGCGCGTGCTCGTCGCGCTCGGCGGGCAAGTCCGCATGTGCGACCCGGCGCGAACCCTTTCAGACACTCAGCCCGACGGCTGCCCCTAG
- a CDS encoding type IV pilin protein → MKQQSARSRIVRSRSHGFTLIEVMITVAIIGVLAAIAIPSYQDYVRRGYVVDGTNGLATMRANMERYFQDNRTYKKISATILPPCDAGITASQRTFGNFVISCATVVPTDTTFTLTATGSGPANGVVYTITEQNIRATTGMPSGWSGWTTSCATDWIVKKGQACPSS, encoded by the coding sequence ATGAAACAGCAATCTGCTCGAAGCCGGATCGTCCGCTCCCGGTCGCATGGCTTCACGCTGATCGAGGTGATGATTACGGTGGCGATCATCGGCGTGCTCGCAGCGATCGCCATTCCGAGCTATCAGGACTATGTGCGGCGCGGGTACGTGGTAGACGGCACAAATGGGTTGGCCACCATGCGCGCGAACATGGAGAGGTATTTTCAGGACAACCGCACGTACAAGAAGATCAGCGCCACCATCCTTCCGCCTTGCGACGCCGGCATCACTGCCAGCCAGCGCACTTTCGGCAACTTCGTGATCAGTTGCGCGACCGTTGTGCCGACCGATACGACGTTCACGCTTACCGCCACGGGGAGCGGACCAGCCAACGGTGTCGTCTACACCATCACCGAGCAGAACATCCGCGCCACGACAGGCATGCCTTCAGGGTGGTCGGGTTGGACAACGTCCTGTGCCACTGACTGGATCGTCAAGAAGGGGCAAGCATGCCCCTCGTCATGA